A genomic region of Aspergillus oryzae RIB40 DNA, chromosome 1 contains the following coding sequences:
- a CDS encoding ABC-F family ATP-binding cassette domain-containing protein (ATPase components of ABC transporters with duplicated ATPase domains), with the protein MGRLDTRIQVIWPEYQFISSAVSYTFQLHWQCKAANSGGTPLQDLSLPAWTNAVTPKIDVEGLTIAVSSSRDTPEDPSKPKPRGKTKGKPDTRELISDAHLRLKAGVHYGLIGRNGTGKSTLLRAMADKLVPGIPHSTRIAILQQTETASEEDVKDFAAEEAENKHKTVLQYVLSSDHSRNEVVQKMNLVDIEQQARQILIGLGFHETTFDKPFLTLSGGWRMRCMLASVLIQSPDFMILDEPTNFLDLLGVVWLENYLRQLKDTSQTTIILVSHDRDFVNAVCEEIIILRDQKFTYFKGNLSAYEKDFEEQKLYWGRMKEAQERQIAHMEATIRETTKTGKKTNDDNKLRMAKSRQKKLDDRMGVQVSATGGRFKLNRDRAGWHSSSREEIEVPTDEKGTSLILPDATELRYPGPLISAEGIVFKYKPNGAPVLDGVDLVMHMGDRVGLMGLNGCGKSTLIRLLVGNALPTKGKISTHSRLKLGYYAQHSIEDLQEQGQADPNLTALGLMAKETDGIMSEGHLRGLLSSLGLQGRIASDVPVSRLSGGQLVRLALAKVIWNSPHLLVLDEITTHLDFHTVTALASALSSFNGAILLVSHDRFLVRSVIEGKRDEEHQLDDDFEGIDEEMDESQSRRRAVYVLKGGKLKEQNKGVEQFEQSLVKRVQKMLPAQG; encoded by the exons ATGGGGAGGTTAGACACGAGAATCCAAGTAATCTGGCCGGAGTATCAATTTATATCATCTGCTGTCTCTTATACTTTTCAGCTACATTGGCAGTGCAAGGCG GCCAACTCAGGAGGTACTCCGCTGCAAGATCTCTCTTTACCGGCGTGGACTAATGCTGTGACACCAAAGATTGATGTAGAGGGCCTCACCATCGCCGTCTCTTCATCACGGGATACTCCGGAGGATCcttcgaagccgaagccCAGAGGGAAAACCAAGGGAAAGCCAGATACAAGAGAACTTATCTCAGATGCTCATCTGCGGCTGAAGGCAGGCGTACACTATGGGCTGATAGGTCGGAATGGGACTGGAAAGTCAA CGCTCTTGCGAGCTATGGCAGACAAACTCGTCCCTGGAATTCCACATTCGACACGGATAGCTATCTTGCAACAGACAGAGACCGCGTCGGAAGAGGACGTCAAGGACTTTGCcgccgaggaagcagaaaACAAACACAAGACAGTCCTTCAATATGTTTTGAGCAGTGATCATTCCCGGAATGAAGTGGTTCAGAAGATGAACT TGGTCGATATTGAACAACAGGCGCGTCAAATTCTGATTGGTTTAGGCTTCCACGAGACCACGTTCGATAAACCATTCCTAACCTTATCCGGAGGCTGGCGTATGCGATGCATGCTGGCAAGTGTCCTTATCCAGAGCCCAGATTTCATGATCCTCGATGAACCGACAAATTTCTTGGACTTGCTAGGAGTAGTTTGGCTTGAGAACTATCTCCGGCAGCTGAAGGACACGTCACAGACCACTATAATCTTGGTTTCCCACGATAGGGACTTCGTAAATGCCGTCTGCGAAGAGATCATCATTCTAAGGGATCAGAAGTTCACATACTTCAAAGGTAATTTGTCGGCCTACGAGAAAGATTTTGAAGAACAAAAGTTGTACTGGGGTCGTATGAAGGAGGCACAAGAGCGCCAGATTGCTCACATGGAAGCAACCATTCGTGAAACAACCaagacagggaagaaaacaaatgatGATAACAAATTGCGTATGGCTAAGTCGCGGCAAAAGAAACTGGATGACAGGATGGGCGTCCAAGTGAGTGCGACAGGAGGGCGGTTCAAACTGAATCGAGACCGAGCTGGATGGCATTCGAGTTCTCGAGAAGAGATCGAGGTCCCGACAGACGAAAAGGGTACTTCATTGATCCTACCTGACGCCACGGAGCTGCGGTATCCAGGCCCGCTTATTTCTGCGGAAGGGATTGTTTTCAAGTATAAGCCGAATGGAGCACCAGTATTGGATGGAGTGGACCTTGTCATGCATATGGGGGATCGAGTTGGCCTCATGGGTCTCAATGGATGCGGAAAGTCCACATTGATCCGTCTCCTTGTTGGAAATGCGTTGCCGACTAAGGGAAAGATATCAACACATTCGAGACTAAAACTCGGCTACTATGCACAGCACTCAATAGAGGACCTGCAAGAACAGGGTCAAGCTGACCCTAACTTAACCGCATTAGGCCTTATGGCTAAGGAAACTGATGGGATAATGAGTGAAGGTCACCTGAGGGGTTTGCTATCAAGCTTGGGTCTCCAGGGCCGAATCGCCTCCGATGTACCTGTGTCTCGTCTATCCGGCGGTCAACTT GTCCGTTTAGCATTGGCGAAAGTCATTTGGAATTCTCCACATTTGCTCGTCTTAGACGAAATCACTACCCATCTGGATTTCCATACTGTTACAGCCCTCGCATCTGCGCTATCTTCTTTCAACGGGGCGATTCTCTTAGTATCACATGATCGGTTCCTGGTCCGTTCGGTCATAGAAGGCAAACGTGACGAGGAACATCAACTGGACGATGACTTTGAGGGTATTGACGAAGAGATGGACGAGTCTCAGAGCCGAAGGCGAGCTGTGTACGTCCTGAAGGGCGGAAAGCTCAAGGAACAGAACAAAGGGGTAGAGCAGTTTGAACAGAGCTTGGTGAAACGTGTGCAGAAGATGCTTCCGGCGCAGGGGTAG
- a CDS encoding thioredoxin family protein (thioredoxin), producing MPVTAIESYQQFQELITGDKPVLIDFWATWCGPCRAISPVFEEMSNAEGFDNVGFYKVDVDAQEQIAQEVGIRAMPTFMLFRNGAKVGDLVGANSQGLTELVKKATALP from the exons ATGCCTGTTACAGCTATCGAATC ATACCAACAGTTCCAGGAGCTTATCACCGGTGATAAGCCTGTTTTAATTGATTTCTGGGCAACATGGTGTGGACCTTGCAGAGCAATCTCCCCTGTTTTTGAGGAAATGTCAAACGCCGAGGGCTTTGATAATGTCGGGTTTTATAAAGTTGATGTCGATGCACAAGAACAAATTGCCCAAGAAGTTGGTATTAGAGCAATGCCTACTTTCATGCTCTTTCGCAATGGTGCCAAAGTTGGCGATCTGGTTGGAGCTAATAGCCAAGGATTGACAGAGCTTGTTAAAAAGGCAACTGCTCTCCCCTAA